The Candidatus Thiothrix anitrata genome includes the window GGTAATACCGAGGTGGGCGAGATCAAAGATTATTTGCTGGGCGCATTGGCGACGGGCAATACCTTGTACATGCCGAAAATTCCGCTGACTGATAGCGAAGCCGAAGCATTGGCGGTCTACATTGGCGCGTTGAAAGATGACACCGTGGCAGAAAACTATGCCGCTACCCGCAAGCCATTGGCACAAGCAGGGGAGAAATAAACCATGAATGCTGAAATGTTATACGCCTTGCGCGATGTGGCGGGTGTGCCTTCGCATCCCGTGTTGTTCCTGATGTTGGGGGTGTTGACGTTTGCGTTGCACATCCTCGCGGTGCAGGTGATGTTGGGCGCGTCCGGTCTGGTGATTTGGGGCGCGTTGTCGAAAGCGGCTTATCAACGCCAATTGGCGCAGGCGATGTTGGGCGTGGCGAAAATTGCCGTGTCGGTCGCGGTGGTGTTGGGGGTTGCGCCCTTGCTGTTTGTGCAGGTGATTTATGACCCGTTTTGGTACACCTCGAACGTGCTGTCGGCGTGGTGGGTGATTGGGTTTATTTTGATCCTCACCGTCGCTTATTTGCTGATGTATTTTTTCTACGCGAAAAACCATCATCTGGGAACGCAGAAAACCATTTGTCCCGGCTCGATGATCCTGTCACTGGCGTTGATGCTGGTGGTCGGTTTCATTATGCACGTCCTCACCTATCAAATGTTGTCGCCGGATCAGTGGATGCAGTGGTATGCGCCGAATGGTGAAATTGATGCGTCCGGGCGCAAATTGCACGATTACAACGGGTGGCGTTTCGGGTTTTTCATCAGCCTGTCGGTGCTGGTGATCAGCGGCTGGTTGTTTGCTTACCGGCATTATATTAGCCACCGTACCGATGTGGATAACGGTTATCTGCAATGGTTGAAAGGCTTGGCAACGGTTTTGAGTCTCGCTGGTGGCATCGTTGCACTGGCCTTCGGCATTGGCTGGATGGCGACATTGCCAGACAGTCAAGCCGCTTTTGGGTTCTCCCCTTGGGTTGGGCTGGCAGCGATGCTTATCTCCCTCACCGCTGTCATGCCAAAACTCATTGGTAGCCGCGTGAATGCGCCGCTGTTTGGTTACGGTCTGTTTGGGCTGGCAGCCATCACGGGGATTGTGGTGGCGATTGCGCGGGAAGTGTTGCGCTGGAATATCTTGTTTGGTGATTTTGGCTACAACGCGCTGGATTATCCGGTGAATATGGACTGGTACAGTACGCTGCTGTTCTTCGGCACGTTTGTGATTATTGGTGGCTTGGTGTTGAGCTATTTCCTCACCGTGGCGTGGCAAGCGGGGCAAACGGAAGGTGTGTATACGCCTTCGCCTGCGGTGACGCGCTTGGGTAATCTTTCCATCCTCCTCATCACGTTGTGGATTATCCACTTTTTTGTGCTGGGGTTGTGGGTGTGGCTGCGCTAAGGGGGCAATGATGAAACTGAAAACAATCCTATTGCCGCTGTTGCTGGTGTCCTGCATTGGCACGGTACAGGCAGACGAGAAAAAAGCGGTGGAAAAAGTCGCGAAAGCGGTTGAAGCCAAAGCAGAAACCAAAGCACCTGCCGACAGCGTTTCCAAAGACGAATTGCGCGAGATGATCCGCGAATTGATTCAGGAAGAAATGGCTAATCTGCAACCGACCAGTAACACGGAAAGCAAGCTGGTTGCACCTGCTCATGCCGCTAAAGCAGGTGAAATCCTCGCCCATACCTGCGCCGGATGTCACGGCACGAATGGTGTATTGGAAAACGAAATTTTTATGCCGCTGGCAGGAATGCCGGAGCAGGA containing:
- a CDS encoding c-type cytochrome, giving the protein MKLKTILLPLLLVSCIGTVQADEKKAVEKVAKAVEAKAETKAPADSVSKDELREMIRELIQEEMANLQPTSNTESKLVAPAHAAKAGEILAHTCAGCHGTNGVLENEIFMPLAGMPEQEFVKTMLDFRDGARQSTLMGTVANGLSEQQIRDMARYFMEVSP